A region from the Linepithema humile isolate Giens D197 chromosome 1, Lhum_UNIL_v1.0, whole genome shotgun sequence genome encodes:
- the LOC136997116 gene encoding leucine-rich repeat-containing protein 58-like yields MMVAKEFLYLTMHTSFRNLVDVTLQECKFNFLPKEFGTLHHLQEITLSSNYVVNTTRSAWEWLEQDSMRNNLKSLRIMHYDLPELPLQITCLNRLTKLNMRGSKISSLPKEFGNLILVELDLSYNNLGNSKESVWEWLMQTPIRYTLKRLNISRNYIKFLAKEFGTLSQLLELNLSNNLLGTCRHSTWEWLNMPIRNNLMHLEICGNFLTEFPLQITYLKELMWLDISNNKIHFLPKKLGTLPKLKCFLLSFNHLGKSDRNKWEWLEQAAVTNELLGLDLSFNLLTELPPQIGKLNALVYLSLASNEIKCLPQSLSNLKSLEGLNLSNNNLKYLPGSVSHLTARINVDENPFNLIDDDIDDDNDDDGDDDSGDDFITKLEVPSLVDCSAEVILKNGLEYTNYGLPEELIRYMNNTRHCFLCNNACYRYYEKRFINYPDYCGIPNFKLHASENIKNASFECYVCSSNCAEMLRN; encoded by the exons ATGATGGttgcaaaagaatttttgtatttgacAATGCATACATCTTTTCGGAATTTAGTAGATGTAACTTTACAAGAATGTAAGTTTAATTTCTTGCCAAAAGAGTTCGGTACATTACATCATCTACAAGAGATTACATTATCCAGTAATTATGTCGTGAATACTACTCGATCTGCATGGGAATGGTTAGAGCAAGATTctatgagaaataatttaaaatcattgaGAATAATGCATTATGAC CTACCTGAATTACCTTTGCAAATCACATGTTTGAATCGTCTCACAAAATTAAACATGAGAGGGAGCAAAATCAGTTCTTTACCAAAAGAGTTTGGCAATTTGATACTTGTTGAACTGGATCTATCGTATAATAATCTTGGAAACTCTAAAGAATCTGTATGGGAATGGTTAATGCAAACTCCCATTAGATATACTTTAAAAAGACTTAACATAAGTCGCAATTAT ATCAAGTTCTTAGCAAAAGAGTTTGGTACGCTGTCTCAACTGTTGGAGCTcaatttatcgaataatttgCTCGGAACATGTCGACATTCTACATGGGAATGGTTAAATATGCccattagaaataatttaatgcatttagAAATATGTGGCAATTTT CTGACTGAATTTCcattacaaattacatatttgaaaGAACTAATGTGGTTAGACATAAGCAACAACAAAATACACTTTTTACCAAAAAAGTTAGGTACTTTGCCTAAgcttaaatgttttttactttcttttaatcACCTTGGAAAATCTGATCGCAATAAGTGGGAATGGTTAGAGCAAGCTGCAGTCACAAATGAATTGTTAGGATTAGATCTGTCGTTCAATCTG ttAACGGAATTACCGCCACAAATTGGAAAACTAAATGCTTTAGTTTATTTATCGCTTGCTTCCAATGAGATAAAATGTTTACCACAAAGTCTTTCAAATCTAAAAAGTTTAGAAGGGCTTAATTTGTCGaacaataatttgaaatatttaccaGGAAGTGTGTCACATTTAACGGCGCGTATAAATGTTGATGAGAATCCATTTAATTTGATAGATGACGACATTGATGACGATAATGATGACGATGGTGATGATGATAGTGGTGATGATTTTATTACGAAGTTGGAAGTGCCAAGTCTTGTGGATTGTTCAGCTGAAGTTATTCTGAAAAATGG ATtagaatatacaaattatggtTTACCTGAAGAATTGATCAgatatatgaataatacaaGACATTGCTTCCTTTGTAATAATGCATGTTATCGTTATTACGAAAAGCGCTTCATAAATTATCCTGATTATTGTGGTATAccgaattttaaattacatgcatctgaaaatatcaaaaatgcaAGTTTTGAATGTTATGTTTGTTCATCAAATTGTGCTGAAATGCTAAGGAATTAA
- the LOC105667439 gene encoding leucine-rich repeat-containing protein 58-like, with protein MMVAKEFLYLTMHTSFRNLVDVTLQECKFNFLPKEFGTLHHLQEITLSSNYVVNTTRSAWEWLEQDSMRNNLKSLRIMHYDLPELPLQITCLNRLTKLNMRGSKISSLPKEFGNLILVELDLSYNNLGNSKESVWEWLMQTPIRYTLKRLNISHNYIKSLAKEFGTLSQLLELNLSNNLLGTCRHSTWEWLNMPIRNNLMHLEICGNFLTEFPLQITYLKELMWLDISNNKIHFLPKKLGTLPKLKCFLLSFNHLGKSDRNKWEWLEQAAVTNELLGLDLSFNLLTELPPQIGKLNALVYLSLASNEIKCLPQSLSNLKSLEGLNLSNNNLKYLPGSVSHLTARINVDENPFNLIDDDIDDDNDDDGDDDSGDDFITKLEVPSLVDCSAEVILKNGLEYTNYGLPEELIRYMNNTRHCFLCNNACYRYYEKRFINYPDYCGIPNFKLHASENIKNASFECYVCSSNCAEMLRN; from the exons ATGATGGttgcaaaagaatttttgtatttgacAATGCATACATCTTTTCGGAATTTAGTAGATGTAACTTTACAAGAATGTAAGTTTAATTTCTTGCCAAAAGAGTTCGGTACATTACATCATCTACAAGAGATTACATTATCCAGTAATTATGTCGTGAATACTACTCGATCTGCATGGGAATGGTTAGAGCAAGATTctatgagaaataatttaaaatcattgaGAATAATGCATTATGAC CTACCTGAATTACCTTTGCAAATCACATGTTTGAATCGTCTCACAAAATTAAACATGAGAGGGAGCAAAATCAGTTCTTTACCAAAAGAGTTTGGCAATTTGATACTTGTTGAACTGGATCTATCGTATAATAATCTTGGAAACTCTAAAGAATCTGTATGGGAATGGTTAATGCAAACTCCCATTAGATATACTTTAAAAAGACTTAACATAAGTCACAATTAT atCAAGTCCTTAGCAAAAGAGTTTGGTACGCTGTCTCAACTGTTGGAGCTcaatttatcgaataatttgCTCGGAACATGTCGACATTCTACATGGGAATGGTTAAATATGCccattagaaataatttaatgcatttagAAATATGTGGCAATTTT CTGACTGAATTTCcattacaaattacatatttgaaaGAACTAATGTGGTTAGACATAAGCAACAACAAAATACACTTTTTACCAAAAAAGTTAGGTACTTTGCCTAAgcttaaatgttttttactttcttttaatcACCTTGGAAAATCTGATCGCAATAAGTGGGAATGGTTAGAGCAAGCTGCAGTCACAAATGAATTGTTAGGATTAGATCTGTCGTTCAATCTG ttAACGGAATTACCGCCACAAATTGGAAAACTAAATGCTTTAGTTTATTTATCGCTTGCTTCCAATGAGATAAAATGTTTACCACAAAGTCTTTCAAATCTAAAAAGTTTAGAAGGGCTTAATTTGTCGaacaataatttgaaatatttaccaGGAAGTGTGTCACATTTAACGGCGCGTATAAATGTTGATGAGAATCCATTTAATTTGATAGATGACGACATTGATGACGATAATGATGACGATGGTGATGATGATAGTGGTGATGATTTTATTACGAAGTTGGAAGTGCCAAGTCTTGTGGATTGTTCAGCTGAAGTTATTCTGAAAAATGG ATtagaatatacaaattatggtTTACCTGAAGAATTGATCAgatatatgaataatacaaGACATTGCTTCCTTTGTAATAATGCATGTTATCGTTATTACGAAAAGCGCTTCATAAATTATCCTGATTATTGTGGTATAccgaattttaaattacatgcatctgaaaatatcaaaaatgcaAGTTTTGAATGTTATGTTTGTTCATCAAATTGTGCTGAAATGCTAAGGAATTAA
- the LOC105667447 gene encoding odorant receptor 4-like produces MGNSGVEYTTLPNANYQQDMQYVFRPCSWILGSIGIWPLAIRGIGRNISKIAIIICNFALSFAIVPCILHIVYDEKDLNIRLKLSGLLGFCLMSMMKYCVLALRRPKIMRCIEHVKSDWWQVKFSSDRELMLKYAGIGRKLSIISASSMYIAGFIYHTILPFCTVHEVNNQTIRPLVYPTYSKFYQTQMSPVYEIVYLAHCVCGYTMYSVTAGLCGLAAIFVTHACGQIDIIASRLEDLSQGKNFEKSSNVNQRIANIVKSHVQVLRFSVAVEEILQEVCLLEFVSSIFTMCLPEYYCIVDWQDSDTVGLTTYFLLFISFCFNMYILCYTGELLMEKSSQIGSMCFMIDWYQLPPKSIRSLILVIAMSSHPIKISAGNMFDLSLATFGNVLKTSLAYLSFLRTLVM; encoded by the exons ATGGGAAACTCAGGTGTGGAATATACAACGTTGCCAAACGCAAATTATCAGCAAGACATGCAATATGTCTTTAGACCATGCAGTTGGATTCTTGGTTCAATTGGCATCTGGCCACTCGCGATTCGCGGAATCGGGCGAAATATATCCAAAATAGCGATAATAATCTGCAATTTTGCATTAAGCTTCGCGATAGTGCCCTGCATCCTACACATCGTCTATGATGAGAAAGATCTCAACATAAGACTGAAGCTCTCCGGTCTGCTAGGCTTCTGCCTCATGTCGATGATGAAGTATTGTGTTCTCGCGCTACGTCGGCCCAAAATAATGCGCTGCATCGAGCATGTGAAGAGTGATTGGTGGCAG GTGAAATTCAGCTCCGACCGCGAACTTATGCTGAAGTACGCTGGCATTGGTCGTAAACTGTCTATAATCAGCGCGAGTTCTATGTACATCGCCGGTTTCATTTACCACACGATTTTGCCGTTTTGTACTGTGCATGAAGTCAACAACCAAACAATCAGACCACTCGTGTATCCAACTTACAGTAAGTTTTATCAGACCCAAATGAGTCCCGTATACGAAATAGTGTATTTGGCCCACTGCGTGTGTGGATACACCATGTACTCGGTCACGGCCGGTTTGTGCGGACTGGCAGCAATATTCGTCACTCATGCATGCGGTCAGATCGACATAATCGCATCTCGACTTGAGGATCTTTCACAAGGCAAAAACTTCGAGAAATCATCGAATGTTAACCAACGAATCGCAAACATCGTGAAAAGCCACGTTCAAGTATTGAG ATTTTCGGTAGCCGTGGAAGAAATTCTACAAGAAGTATGTTTACTGGAATTCGTCAGTTCGATATTCACAATGTGCTTGCCTGAATACTATTGTATAGTG gATTGGCAAGATAGTGATACAGTTGGATTGACgacttattttttactttttatttcattctgcttcaatatgtatatattatgttacacTGGCGAATTGCTCATGGAAAAG AGCAGCCAGATTGGATCAATGTGTTTTATGATAGATTGGTATCAATTGCCGCCAAAATCAATTCGCAGTCTAATTTTAGTAATTGCAATGTCCAGCCATCCTATAAAGATTAGTGCCGGCAATATGTTTGATTTATCATTGGCAACTTTTGGAAAT gtACTCAAAACAAGTTTAGCGTATCTAAGCTTCCTTCGGACATTAGtaatgtga
- the LOC105667446 gene encoding odorant receptor 4-like, whose protein sequence is MSSVHDEHATSQNSSYQRDIRYIFKLNSWILGSLGIWPIAIRGIGQHASKIVIVIFNLALSFAIVPCALHIIYDEKDITMRLKLCGLLAFCLTAMTKYCILAIRRPKILRCIEYVKSDWWQVTFRTDRELMLKYATTGRNLTIIGVSFMYIAGIIYHMILPFCSEHKINNQTIRPLVYPVYSKFYQSQISPIYELVYVAHCMCGYTIYSVTAGACGLAALFTTHACGQIQMIIAQLENLLDGDKFEQTLNVQQRIAAIVKGHVRVIRFAAVIEEVLQEVCLVEFASSVCTICLLEYYCIVDWQADDRIGLTTYFMLFVSFCFNIYILCYIGELLMEKSSQIGSICYMINWYELSPKSARSFILILAMSGHPIKITAGRMADLSLTTFGNVLKTSLAYLSFLRTLVM, encoded by the exons ATGTCAAGTGTGCACGACGAACACGCGACGTCGCAAAACTCTAGCTATCAGCGAGATATTCGATATATCTTTAAGCTGAACAGTTGGATCCTAGGTTCACTCGGCATCTGGCCAATTGCAATCAGAGGAATCGGGCAACACGCATCTAAAATCGTGATAGTAATCTTCAATCTAGCATTAAGCTTCGCGATAGTGCCTTGCGCTCTACATATCATCTACGACGAGAAGGACATCACCATGAGACTGAAGCTGTGCGGTCTTTTAGCCTTCTGCCTCACCGCAATGACGAAGTATTGCATCCTCGCGATACGTCGTCCTAAAATACTGCGCTGCATCGAATACGTAAAAAGTGATTGGTGGCAG GTGACATTTAGGACTGATCGTGAACTGATGCTAAAGTACGCTACCACCGGTCGCAATTTAACGATAATCGGCGTATCTTTCATGTACATCGCCGGCATCATTTATCATATGATTCTGCCGTTTTGTTCggaacataaaataaacaatcaaaCCATCAGACCACTCGTGTATCCGgtttatagtaaattttatcagtCTCAAATTAGCCCAATATACGAACTCGTATACGTAGCGCATTGCATGTGTGGATACACTATATATTCGGTAACAGCCGGTGCGTGCGGATTAGCCGCTCTGTTCACCACTCACGCCTGCGGCCAGATCCAAATGATCATAGCACAATTGGAAAATCTCTTAGACGGTGACAAGTTCGAGCAAACCCTCAACGTTCAACAACGAATCGCTGCCATTGTGAAGGGCCACGTTCGAGTAATAAG ATTTGCGGCCGTTATCGAAGAAGTTTTACAAGAAGTGTGTTTAGTGGAGTTCGCTAGTTCTGTCTGCACTATATGTTTGCTCGAATACTACTGTATAGTG GATTGGCAAGCGGATGATAGAATTGGTTTAACGACTTATTTCATGCTGTTTGTTtcgttttgttttaatatatacatattatgctATATTGGCGAGCTTCTTATGGAAAag AGCAGTCAAATTGGATCGATATGCTATATGATTAATTGGTATGAATTGTCACCAAAATCAGCTCGCAGTTTTATATTGATACTTGCCATGTCTGGCCATCCTATAAAAATCACTGCTGGTAGAATGGCAGATCTGTCACTGACAACTTTTGGAAAT gtaCTAAAGACTAGCTTGGCATATCTGAGCTTCCTACGAACATtagtaatgtaa
- the LOC105667443 gene encoding spatacsin — translation MAEKKIVGGVPVECLTGQSAAIWSGWRTLGDRELVREASAKGTHIKLAYKCLAYRRHCSVEQACIYFNKEVENWINELLNKKQIYRASHILKNTGKDSVEYIFAVSMKSKDPLLRNYLCEYMINVNRFETEHVAAWNIVKSVTQYEEKYKIQSSLSSNICIDDVMRLSQNVKQCLCTELYFSLNDPKILGNVSNMILWDYLLSNNKSNILKLWIDVRYNPNSLQNSDKIENHLKVLFANLNITSDMVEYIDSSNASNLVKNLIQNHLCRYGIYKKEEENNFKLLLNRCFACGITLEKLSTILSLSSCNIDKTRFLQTIDQQSCLTYCLQKYTQEDITKFAELFNVLTDMCNIQNNYEDALMHGIIESINCLSDDFNVFLKNDYLISLTLIFLRLWQMRSELCNERNILIESKIIRDIFTNKIVLKFGTHVMSQEVLQFILTQIPILQYVIEEQTKKDDITMYELLDGYKNLNIKLLFKWHFKNESIPTFTSENLIKKYGHKETLTYNYYLKESRPNIAAHSLKHAQAKLLGNISSQGKSKAALHAHILALRNLDKADIVCSCIAFIELLRIDSSNLRLHVNIAKYVQEQLNISIGNLLENVVYKNQTDLKTVISYLEQSFQKLLLDKTLITNNARFVEALKTWDIIVRFAHVHNCMLPSALLKHLADHDLWFEFVAVSHIFAYPTKQVLEYAKLFNNVSKREHLLTCLNNNRLNKSPSCNEQRLKSRDTKLLHSKIGEQQNESPASSSSISEADIDATGVINAEHISNNYFLTSSDNNLWLTILNCHQSQDPPGALINASRLQLRPILTILATCYEPSSVAAYCYCWMAISTEREDILLDYTECLEQQIWPSDKVSELLNKMIKYGFISTVNRAYKIFMPDSILNPFFEFLMQAITYGEFKENQQHLIEFKSQCSSLKSNRIMDWDSAHFTYLKNLYWVAAVAIRCIVTALGYGFQSTSLRVKLFETLIKCNFSADLPGAVPDFQCLLDITKILQKTDVTLNFKAVTMIDNAHNFDTEIQRCINDLIAIKNYSTALEIACSAGLNSSEIILAQSRNTFKQSINGDGQVNSAFWMQCAQDFKKYNVPPQLAVEFLVEHAEKVISHKERYEVLKLAYKTLKNTEVEQQTIDTLEMAMWKSCILAEPENIQFNYNDHIFNKLKTELLSGLDKLQVTCSLTDEHEKNSAKNLIDRLINLGKLDTALRISTIFNYNHKDLQILMLCLSLAEGEISPAELTVQQRSLLEETHKNKQQKYGILRNRGLQRLSSSSSLNTISSIVEPSKTNDTKNTSNYQLQMECISILEKLLEVLTHGNEICLRIVLCYKLAARLGKTYQSLLMLSNPIKFLQEVIESNIESKFETANNIIMAYKIKTEEVAVFLTENIATHINRAIEDGQEDLIFMWGYSMNTHFHLIMELCSDTSLLGLKLLKTAQSMLGRYISTHDEKRNVSALKTIVELLIRAHDCFTASCNMEGIASVLRKCQNLANMLQMLKHWALLVRLITGVGRFTEMNYIFQILKENDQFESLLGQGLDKVPGLKIALLEFLKRHCSEDKELFTLVALHFRLYYEIALMWENEAKEVITTLISDAIRECGKGVTGIPIEIKFTRNDNVHRQLQLAITNFTHATQYYLQDKKLNLANRCSHQAQLVAVQISLLNSIPQNQQAVCLLNLKSDEIDKILSRILNFPQALIVTRAYNYHADWANLIYHHCILKGETKYLKEFMTVNSLTPMIVQDCARRYRLEKSINHSMTDNMRILVSELSDIECKYMLASQLGFKNIVEEMLNNPIVGSYLKDTIWRKGYTAP, via the exons ATggctgagaaaaaaattgtgggAGGTGTTCCTGTGGAATGTCTAACTGGACAATCAGCTGCAATATGGTCTGGTTGGCGGACATTGGGCGACAGAGAACTTGTGAGAGAAGCCTCTGCCAAAGGAACTCATATAAAACTAGCTTACAAATGTCTTGCATACAGAAGGCATTGCTCTGTAGAGCAAgcatgtatatatttcaacaaagAAGTAGAAAATTGGATCAATgaattactaaataaaaaacaaatttatagagcttcgcatatattaaagaatacg gGAAAAGACTCTgtggaatatatttttgctgttTCCATGAAAAGCAAAGATCCTCtcttaagaaattatttatgtgaatatatgataaatgttaatagATTTGAGACTGAACATGTTGCTGCATGGAATATTGTCAAATCTGTTACACAGTATGAGGAAAAATACAa AATTCAAAGCTCATTAAGttctaatatatgtatagatgATGTAATGAGATTGTCACAGAATGTTAAACAATGCTTATGCactgaattatatttttctttgaatgACCCAAAGATTTTGGGAAATGTGtcaaatatgattttatgggattatttattatctaacaataaaagtaatatattgaAGCTATGGATTGATGTCAGATATAATCCAAATAGCTTGCAGAACTCAGATAAAATTGAGAATCATTTAAAAGTGTTATTTGCCAATCTGAATATTACATCAGATATGGTTGAATATATAGATTCATCAAACGCTAGTAATCtggtaaaaaatttgattcaaaATCATTTATGTAG atatgGGATAtataagaaagaagaagaaaataattttaaattattattaaatcgttGCTTTGCTTGTGGCATTACACTGGAAAAACTCAGTACGATATTATCTTTATCATCTTGCAACATTGATAAAACGAGATTCTTACAAACCATTGATCAACAGTCGTGCCTTACATATTGCTTGCAAAAATATACTCAAgaagatattacaaaatttgcaGAATTATTCAACGTATTAACTGATATgtgtaatattcaaaataattatgaagatGCATTAATGCATGGAATCATTGAATCGATTAATTGTCTCTCCGATGATTTTAATGTCTTTctgaaaaatgattatttaataagtttaacattaatatttttacgattatgGCAAATGAGGAGTGAGTTATGTaatgaaagaaacattttaatagaaagtaaaataataagagaCATATTTAcgaacaaaattgttttaaaatttggtacACATGTTATGTCGCAAGAAGTTCTTCAATTTATACTCACGCAAATACCGATTCTACAATATGTCATTGAAGAGCAAACTAAAAAAGATGATATTACGATGTACGAATTATTGGATGgttataaaaatctgaatataAAACTCTTATTTAAATGGCATTTCAAAAATGAATCTATACCCACTTTCACAAGCGAGAATCTTATTAAGAAGTATGGACACAAGGAAACAttgacatataattattatttaaaagaaagtagACCTAATATAGCTGCACATAGTTTAAAACATGCTCAAGCCAAATTACTTGGAAACATATCTTCCCAAGG gaAATCCAAAGCGGCCTTACACGCACATATTCTTGCTTTGAGAAATTTAGATAAAGCTGATATTGTATGTAGTTGTATTGCCTTTATTGAATTACTGAGAATTGATTCGAGCAACTTGCGATTACACGTTAATATAGCGAAATATGTACAGGAACAATTAAACATCTCTATAG GGAACTTATTGGAAAATGTGGTGTATAAGAACCAAACTGATTTAAAGACTGTGATATCCTATCTAGAACAAAGCTTCCAAAAACTTTTGCTAGATAAGACTTTGATTACTAATAACGCGCGATTTGTGGAAGCATTAAAGACATGGGACATTATTGTACGCTTTGCACATGTTCACAACTGCATGCTGCCCAGTGCGTTGCTAAAACACTTAGCAGATCATGATTTGTGGTTCGAATTTGTTGCAGTTAGTCATATATTTGCTTACCCCACGAAACAG GTACTGGAATATGCCAAATTGTTCAATAATGTGAGCAAACGAGAGCATTTGCTAAcgtgtttaaataataatagactCAACAAGTCTCCATCGTGTAATGAACAGAGATTGAAATCCCGTGATACTAAATTATTACACAGCAAAATCGGTGAACAACAAAAT GAATCTCCAGCGTCTAGTTCATCCATATCCGAAGCTGATATTGATGCAACCGGTGTAATTAATGCAGaacatatttctaataattacttCTTGACTTCctcagataataatttatggtTAACCATATTGAATTGTCACCAAAGTCAAGATCCACCTGGAGCATTGATCAATGCATCTCGTTTACAGCTAAGGCCCATATTGACTATTTTAGCTACATGTTATGAg cCGTCATCAGTGGCAGCATATTGTTATTGTTGGATGGCGATATCAACAGAGAGAGAAGATATACTTCTCGATTACACGGAGTGTTTAGAGCAACAAATATGGCCATCCGATAAAGTATCGgaattactaaataaaatgattaaatatggTTTTATTAGTACAGTTAACCGCgcttacaaaatttttatgcct gATAGCATTTTGAATCCATTCTTCGAGTTTCTGATGCAAGCAATTACTTACGGTGAATTCAAGGAAAATCAACAgcatttaatagaatttaaatcaCAATGTTCTTCACTTAAAagtaat agaatTATGGACTGGGACAGTGCCCATTTCACGTATCTGAAAAACTTGTATTGGGTTGCTGCTGTTGCAATCCGATGCATTGTTACAGCACTCGGCTATGGCTTTCAGAGTACGTCATTACGAGTAAAACTTTTCGAAACGctaataaaatgtaacttttCTGCAGATTTACCag GTGCAGTACCGGATTTTCAATGTTTACTGgatataacaaaaattctgCAGAAGACTGAcgtaacattaaattttaaagccGTTACCATGATTGATAATGCGCATAACTTTGACACAGAAATTCAAAGATGTATTAACGATttaatagcaataaaaaattacagcaCAGCCTTAGAAATAGCATGCAGTGCTGGATTAAATTCGTCTGAAATCATATTAGCGCAA tctCGGAATACTTTTAAACAATCTATAAATGGGGATGGCCAAGTTAATTCCGCTTTCTGGATGCAATGTGCTCAGgatttcaagaaatataatgttCCTCCTCAATTGGCAGTAGAATTTCTTGTCGAACATGCCGAAAAAGTTATCTCGCACAAAGAGAG GTATGAAGTCTTAAAATTGGCTTACAAAACTTTGAAAAACACCGAAGTGGAACAACAAACTATTGATACTTTGGAGATGGCAATGTGGAAATCGTGTATTTTAGCTGAACCTGAAAATATACAGTTCAACTATAatgatcatatttttaataaattaaaaacggAGTTACTGTCTGGTTTAGATAAATTACAAGTTACCTGTTCTTTAACGGATGAACATGAGAAAAACtctgcaaaaaatttaatagacaGACTAATTAATCTGGGCAAGTTAGATACTGCTTTACGAATAAGCAcgattttcaattataatcatAAA GATTTGCAAATATTGATGCTGTGTTTAAGTCTAGCAGAAGGTGAAATTTCACCAGCGGAGTTAACTGTGCAGCAAAGGAGTCTCTTGGAAGAAACACATAAGAacaaacaacaaaaatatggcatattgCGTAATCGCGGCCTGCAAAGATTATCTTCATCATCATCTT taaATACGATTTCGTCGATTGTAGAACCTAGCAAAACAAACGATACAAAGAACACTAGCAATTATCAACTCCAAATGGAGTGCATTTCTatcttagaaaaattattggagGTTCTTACACACGGAAATGAGATATGCTTGAGAattgttttatgttataaacTCGCTGCACGCCTGGGGAAGACATATCAATCACTGCTCATGTTGAGCAATCcaatcaaatttttacagGAAGTTATAGAAAGTAATATTGAAAGCAAGTTCGAAACtgctaataatataataatggcttacaaaattaaaacggAAGAAGTAGCAGTATTTCTTACCGAAAATATTGCAACGCACATAAATCGTGCCATAGAAg ATGGACAGGaggatttaatttttatgtggGGCTACTCCATGAACACACACTTTCATTTAATAATGGAGCTTTGTAGTGACACTTCGTTATTAGgcttaaaattattgaaaacagCACAATCAATGCTGGGAAGATACATTAGTACTCATGATGAAAAACGAAATG TTTCAGCATTGAAAACGATAGTGGAACTATTAATAAGAGCCCACGATTGTTTCACGGCTTCTTGTAACATGGAAGGAATAGCGTCAGTATTACGAAAATGTCAGAACCTCGCAAACATGTTACAAATGTTAAAACATTGGGCACTATtg GTACGTCTTATAACTGGTGTTGGTCGATTTACtgaaatgaattatatatttcaaatcttgAAGGAAAACGATCAGTTTGAGTCTTTATTGGGACAAGGCTTGGATAAG gTACCAGGTCTAAAAATAGCACTGCTCGAATTTTTGAAGCGTCATTGTTCAGAAGATAAAGAATTGTTTACATTAGTGGCGCTTCATTTTCGTTTGTACTACGAAATCGCACTCATGTGGGAAAACGAGGCAAAGGAAGTAATCACGACATTAATCTCTGATGCAATACGAGAATGCGGAAAAGGCGTAACTGGTATTccaatagaaataaaatttactcgGAATGATAATGTTCATAGACAATTGCAATTAGCTATTACTAACTTTACCCACGCTacacaatattatttgcag gataaaaaattaaatcttgctAATAGGTGTTCTCATCAAGCCCAACTTGTCGCCGTACAAATCTCATTACTCAACTCGATACCACAAAACCAACAAGCAGTGTGTCTGCTAAATTTGAAAAGCGATgagatagataaaatattgtctCGTATTTTAAACTTTCCTCAAGCTCTTATTGTTACTCGCGCTTACAATTATCATGCAGATTGGGCTAATCTTATTTATCACCACTGTATTCTTAAAGGGGAAACAAAATATCTCAAAGAATTCATGACGGTAAACAGCCTGACGCCTATGATTGTGCAGGATTGTGCGCGTAG ATATAGATTGGAAAAGAGTATTAATCATTCCATGACAGATAATATGAGAATTCTCGTGTCTGAACTATCAGATATTGAATGTAAATACATGCTAGCTAGTCAGCTtggctttaaaaatattgtagaagAAATGCTCAATAATCCTATAGTGGGTTCCTATTTAAAAGACACAATTTGGAGAAAAGGATATACTGCTCCATGA